In Paenibacillus larvae subsp. larvae, the following proteins share a genomic window:
- a CDS encoding integrase core domain-containing protein produces the protein MNEFEDPRALRKGIARYVQFYNNERPHQSLNGAKPNQFYNHNVQPIAS, from the coding sequence TTGAATGAATTTGAAGACCCTCGCGCACTCCGTAAAGGGATAGCTCGCTATGTCCAATTTTATAACAACGAACGCCCCCATCAATCTCTTAATGGAGCAAAACCAAACCAATTTTACAATCATAATGTTCAGCCAATCGCATCCTAA
- a CDS encoding transposase gives MRRTKYSNEFKVQVVKEALETRNKAAVARRYELTSNMLHR, from the coding sequence ATGAGACGGACGAAATATTCCAACGAGTTTAAGGTACAGGTTGTAAAGGAAGCTCTGGAAACCAGAAACAAAGCAGCCGTGGCAAGACGTTACGAGCTAACATCCAATATGCTACATCGATGA
- a CDS encoding type I CRISPR-associated protein Cas7, which translates to MTKKKNRVVGLIGIVSRMANWNADFSGNPKTTSNGQLFGSDKALKYSIKRLWEEQGKKVLYIRSYKLGGGKGELEKIQPRDLAERYEYLFGEAVSKSSPEVLNRLFQCVDVMNFGATFAVKEQNIGLTGPVQIGQGFNKYEESNIEVQDILSPFRNSNEKSEDKDATSIGKKITADECHYIYPFSVNPNCYDNFVGLPGMEGFEGYSEEAYEAFKEGALIGATILNTNSKSGAENAFSLFISFKDGLPAYLPNLDPYVKVYKQEGMTVYDLSAIIPILRDVQAYIEKIELYVNPYATKVQLDYPGIETLNIFTRQEVALV; encoded by the coding sequence GTGACTAAAAAAAAGAATCGAGTAGTCGGCTTAATTGGGATCGTAAGCAGAATGGCTAACTGGAATGCAGACTTTAGCGGCAATCCGAAAACAACAAGCAACGGACAACTTTTTGGCAGTGATAAAGCACTCAAATACAGCATCAAGCGGTTGTGGGAGGAACAGGGCAAGAAAGTTCTCTATATTCGTTCCTATAAACTTGGTGGTGGCAAAGGGGAATTGGAAAAGATTCAGCCGAGAGATTTGGCAGAGAGATATGAATATCTATTTGGGGAGGCTGTATCCAAAAGTTCACCTGAGGTGTTGAACCGGTTATTCCAATGTGTGGATGTCATGAACTTCGGCGCTACTTTTGCGGTTAAGGAGCAAAACATTGGTTTGACGGGTCCGGTTCAAATTGGACAAGGCTTTAATAAATATGAGGAATCTAATATTGAAGTTCAAGATATTTTATCTCCTTTTCGGAATTCCAATGAAAAAAGTGAGGACAAGGATGCTACTTCAATCGGGAAGAAAATAACGGCTGACGAATGCCATTATATTTATCCTTTTTCTGTTAATCCGAATTGCTATGACAATTTTGTGGGACTTCCCGGAATGGAAGGTTTTGAAGGGTACAGTGAGGAAGCTTATGAAGCCTTTAAGGAAGGAGCTTTAATCGGAGCGACGATACTGAATACCAACAGCAAATCCGGTGCGGAAAATGCTTTCAGTTTGTTTATTTCCTTTAAAGACGGCTTACCGGCTTATCTTCCTAACTTGGACCCCTATGTGAAAGTATATAAGCAAGAAGGAATGACTGTATACGATCTTTCAGCTATCATTCCAATTTTAAGGGATGTTCAGGCTTATATCGAGAAAATTGAATTATATGTGAATCCTTACGCGACTAAAGTCCAACTTGATTATCCGGGAATTGAAACGTTAAATATTTTTACACGTCAGGAAGTTGCATTAGTATAA
- the cas5b gene encoding type I-B CRISPR-associated protein Cas5b, whose amino-acid sequence MRALRFELKGETAFFKKPDVNVYAYFTYSHIHKVALYGLFGAIIGLGGYSQQYERNHPLTSNRRKNSEIKAVFPEFYEVFRDTSVCIVPHGDRGYFAKKIQIFNNTVGYASQEVGGVLNVREQWLEHPHWTIYVAEDEGIPQPVFDRLADYILHSKAEYCPYLGKNDHPASLTQPALVELEKPTNPPLYIDSLHRSESIRYDQEGGVKGGLQSFFKEFMPVGLNDANNGYMLEPLVFTNHEIDADTLQETDWERLYLDGERTLYFI is encoded by the coding sequence TTGAGAGCACTTCGTTTTGAATTGAAAGGGGAGACGGCTTTTTTCAAAAAGCCGGATGTGAACGTATACGCCTATTTTACCTACAGTCATATCCATAAAGTTGCCTTATACGGCCTATTTGGTGCGATTATCGGCCTTGGTGGATATTCACAACAATATGAACGCAATCATCCTTTGACATCAAATCGTCGTAAGAACAGTGAAATCAAGGCTGTTTTTCCGGAATTTTATGAAGTTTTCCGAGATACTTCCGTCTGCATTGTGCCCCACGGCGATCGAGGTTATTTCGCGAAAAAGATTCAGATATTTAACAATACGGTTGGTTATGCAAGTCAGGAAGTGGGTGGTGTACTCAATGTAAGAGAGCAGTGGCTGGAGCATCCGCATTGGACGATTTATGTAGCTGAAGATGAAGGAATTCCCCAACCTGTCTTTGATCGATTGGCCGATTATATCCTTCATTCTAAAGCAGAGTACTGCCCTTATTTAGGTAAAAATGATCATCCTGCTTCACTGACCCAACCGGCCCTTGTTGAACTAGAAAAACCAACGAATCCGCCTTTATATATCGATTCCCTTCATCGGAGCGAGTCTATCCGTTACGATCAGGAAGGTGGAGTAAAAGGTGGATTACAAAGCTTTTTTAAAGAATTCATGCCTGTTGGATTAAATGATGCAAACAACGGCTACATGTTGGAACCGCTTGTGTTCACGAACCATGAGATTGATGCGGACACTTTGCAGGAAACAGATTGGGAGAGGCTGTATCTGGATGGAGAGCGTACCCTGTATTTCATCTGA
- a CDS encoding CRISPR-associated helicase/endonuclease Cas3, with amino-acid sequence MTVTYSVSIRTWMVSETADLLWAHTPQKGQNAAPETLIQHSELVMQFAQQLMGCNGVNSAIERALDRLKIDSESLDTSIRERIRNYFIQAIYLHDLGKVNPAYQRVRLRNEQMGEMGKFGDSHHSLLSALLYLHIHLRELRSELSLDPYAFSPNRKLNRRMYKFLRHVLYTFAYVISRHHTCLTYVEERLGGQFTEFESKLSALHERIIQNPEYVHFYKYKKELIEETSLFNDIIADKRGRLNHLHSAFPFYILVKLLYSTLVASDFRAAYAYLEGKSPRFHYFGEDLPIHPMIKAYRNTPVYQGIEQFRKNPESTKISPINRLRSALFDETENRLLEQIQENVFYLEAPTGSGKTNMSIHLALQLLNSNQGLNKLIYIFPFNSLIEQTKETLDRIFDKPELGNYRVEVINSITPMVTKAEAEGEQKEPDIDYRAVLLQRQLLQYPVTLTSHVNFFHYLFGTGRESNLAFAHLCNSVIILDEIQSYRNDLWKEIIHFMRAYADILHIKFIIMSATLPELDLLMEHKEAEPEISTCLLVKDRNLYFRDPLFCNRVHLHFDLLKKGKIDQDVLIKQVLEVLEEQKANGKTTRLLIEFISKKSARLFYKEIRQHVGEIPVFELTGDDSHFYRKRLLEKLGKNSEGKFYLLDVIVVATQVIEAGVDIDMDVGFKDISLLDSEEQFLGRINRSCLRDDCHAYFFHMDTVRNIYRNDWRTEYDLRAEPYQHMLATKDFSGFYHLSMKRINDSRNKSDENNWEKFKRMIQDLDYRQVEEWMTLIKEKQVSLFLNYAHQTEDGSILVGEEVWNQYVDLMENRDMDYAERQVKLSQIRQTISYFTYTYSLSHGDKPGIYDRQLGSLYYVSDGTSYMETDPLTQTKKFNRALYMESERSILL; translated from the coding sequence ATGACGGTTACATATTCTGTATCGATACGGACCTGGATGGTAAGCGAGACAGCGGATCTATTATGGGCACATACCCCGCAAAAAGGACAAAATGCTGCGCCCGAGACTTTGATCCAACATAGTGAATTAGTGATGCAGTTTGCGCAGCAGCTTATGGGGTGCAATGGCGTGAACAGTGCAATAGAAAGAGCGCTTGACCGTTTAAAAATCGACAGTGAAAGCCTGGATACATCCATTCGGGAACGGATTCGCAACTATTTCATTCAGGCCATTTATTTGCATGATTTGGGGAAAGTGAATCCTGCTTATCAGCGGGTAAGATTACGAAATGAGCAAATGGGCGAAATGGGGAAGTTTGGGGATAGTCATCACTCCTTGCTGTCTGCGCTTCTGTATCTCCATATTCATCTGCGTGAGCTTAGAAGCGAGCTTTCACTTGATCCTTATGCATTTTCACCCAACAGAAAACTTAATCGAAGAATGTATAAATTTCTTCGCCATGTTTTATATACATTTGCTTATGTGATCTCACGTCATCATACCTGCTTAACCTATGTGGAAGAACGGCTGGGAGGTCAGTTTACTGAGTTTGAATCCAAACTCTCTGCTTTGCATGAAAGAATTATTCAAAACCCGGAGTATGTCCATTTCTACAAATATAAAAAGGAATTGATAGAGGAAACGTCCCTGTTCAATGATATCATTGCCGATAAAAGAGGGCGGTTAAACCACCTGCATAGTGCTTTTCCGTTTTATATTCTTGTAAAACTGCTATATTCCACGCTGGTAGCATCCGATTTTCGTGCTGCTTATGCTTATTTGGAAGGTAAATCTCCACGTTTTCATTACTTTGGAGAGGATCTTCCTATTCATCCTATGATAAAAGCGTATCGAAATACACCCGTCTATCAAGGTATAGAGCAGTTTCGAAAAAATCCAGAGAGTACAAAGATAAGCCCGATAAACCGTCTGCGATCAGCACTATTTGATGAGACAGAGAACAGATTGCTGGAGCAAATTCAGGAGAATGTATTTTATTTAGAAGCTCCGACTGGCTCCGGGAAGACCAATATGTCTATCCATTTAGCCTTGCAACTATTAAACAGTAATCAAGGCTTAAATAAGCTGATTTATATCTTTCCTTTTAACTCACTGATTGAGCAGACCAAAGAGACGTTAGATCGTATTTTCGACAAGCCGGAACTTGGGAATTATCGGGTGGAGGTTATTAATTCCATTACACCTATGGTAACGAAAGCGGAAGCAGAGGGAGAGCAGAAAGAGCCGGATATTGATTACAGAGCAGTACTTTTGCAGAGGCAATTGCTGCAATATCCGGTCACCCTCACTTCACATGTAAATTTCTTCCATTATTTGTTCGGAACCGGTCGTGAATCTAATCTGGCCTTTGCTCATCTATGCAATAGCGTTATTATCCTGGATGAGATTCAGAGTTACCGTAACGATTTATGGAAGGAAATCATTCATTTCATGCGAGCCTATGCAGATATTTTACATATAAAATTCATCATTATGTCGGCTACACTACCTGAACTTGATTTACTAATGGAACATAAAGAAGCAGAACCGGAGATTAGCACTTGCTTACTTGTTAAGGATCGGAATTTGTATTTTCGGGATCCTTTATTTTGTAACAGAGTCCATTTGCATTTTGATTTATTGAAAAAGGGAAAGATCGACCAAGATGTCCTGATCAAACAGGTATTGGAGGTTCTGGAGGAGCAGAAAGCAAACGGCAAAACAACGCGGCTGCTAATTGAATTTATCAGTAAAAAATCAGCACGCTTATTCTATAAAGAAATCCGACAGCATGTTGGTGAGATTCCTGTCTTTGAGCTGACCGGAGATGACAGCCATTTTTATCGCAAGCGTTTGCTGGAGAAGCTGGGAAAAAACTCTGAAGGGAAATTTTATTTACTGGATGTCATTGTTGTGGCCACGCAGGTTATTGAAGCGGGTGTAGATATTGATATGGATGTTGGGTTTAAAGATATTTCTCTGCTTGATAGTGAGGAGCAATTCCTTGGCCGCATAAATCGATCCTGCTTGCGTGACGATTGCCATGCTTACTTTTTTCATATGGATACGGTAAGGAATATTTACCGAAACGACTGGCGAACTGAATATGATTTACGAGCGGAACCCTACCAACACATGTTAGCGACTAAAGATTTCAGCGGATTTTACCATTTAAGCATGAAAAGAATTAATGATTCCAGGAATAAATCAGATGAAAACAACTGGGAAAAGTTTAAACGAATGATACAGGACCTAGATTATCGGCAAGTAGAAGAGTGGATGACATTAATCAAAGAGAAACAAGTTTCCCTTTTTCTAAATTATGCTCATCAGACTGAGGATGGTTCGATATTAGTGGGGGAAGAGGTCTGGAATCAATATGTGGATCTTATGGAGAACAGAGATATGGATTATGCAGAACGTCAAGTGAAACTATCCCAGATCCGTCAGACGATCAGTTATTTTACGTATACGTATTCTCTGAGCCACGGAGATAAGCCGGGCATTTATGATAGACAACTCGGTTCCCTGTATTATGTTTCAGACGGAACAAGCTATATGGAAACGGATCCGCTTACTCAAACGAAAAAATTCAATAGGGCCCTGTATATGGAGTCTGAGAGGAGTATTCTGTTATGA
- a CDS encoding CRISPR-associated protein Cas4 has protein sequence MKITGTVVNYYVHCRRQCWLVAHGMNFEDDSEDVRIGRVQHEIRSEGKKNTEIAIEGIKVDKLTDQYVVEVKKSDADVEATKWQTLYYLYVLRQKGMERQGRLEFIERNKQASKKMALELDIETEQELLVLLEKIEQYLQQEQPDPPVLEKKCKRCAYYAYCFV, from the coding sequence ATGAAGATAACCGGTACGGTTGTGAACTATTATGTTCATTGCCGTAGGCAGTGCTGGTTGGTTGCTCATGGGATGAATTTTGAAGATGATAGTGAGGATGTCCGGATTGGCAGAGTGCAGCACGAAATTCGAAGTGAAGGGAAGAAGAATACCGAAATCGCTATTGAAGGTATTAAAGTGGACAAGCTTACTGATCAATACGTGGTAGAGGTGAAAAAGTCGGATGCCGATGTAGAAGCAACGAAATGGCAGACACTTTATTACTTGTATGTTCTCAGGCAAAAAGGGATGGAACGTCAAGGCAGACTAGAATTTATCGAACGTAACAAGCAGGCAAGTAAGAAGATGGCATTAGAATTGGATATTGAAACGGAACAGGAGTTACTAGTATTGTTGGAAAAAATTGAACAATACTTGCAACAGGAGCAACCGGATCCGCCAGTTCTGGAAAAGAAATGCAAACGTTGCGCTTATTATGCTTATTGTTTTGTTTAA
- the cas1b gene encoding type I-B CRISPR-associated endonuclease Cas1b, whose product MSKSVPSTRYIRTPGTLGREDNSLTFRSEKGIVHLPIHGLKELYLLNEISLNSKLFSFLSMAGITVHFFDYYGHFRGTFYPKEARVSGKVKLLQAKACLERRMPIAISLVYAIASNIHEVLYHYYKHGNKEIKPYLDWLKKDVPHLLEKIQDIPRLLSLEGEIWRRFFETFKTFLPDDFRMSKRVKRPPDNPLNALISFGNTILYTKTISQIYHTHLDQTISFLHEPSDRRFSLSLDLSEPFKPLIVYRTIFEVVNNRRIQVGKHFEKKYNYCILNEAGRDVFISALEERMQQVFEHKTLKRKLSYLTAIKYDAYKLKKHIVEGTPFMPFLEKDRR is encoded by the coding sequence ATGTCAAAGTCCGTACCATCAACAAGATATATACGTACACCAGGAACGTTAGGAAGAGAGGACAATTCATTAACGTTCCGCAGTGAGAAAGGGATCGTTCATCTGCCGATTCATGGACTTAAAGAACTGTATTTATTAAATGAAATATCGTTAAATAGCAAACTGTTTTCTTTTTTATCAATGGCGGGAATTACAGTTCATTTTTTTGACTACTACGGCCATTTCAGGGGCACATTTTACCCTAAGGAAGCAAGGGTTAGCGGTAAGGTAAAGCTTCTTCAGGCCAAAGCATGTTTGGAGAGGCGGATGCCGATTGCTATTTCGTTAGTTTATGCGATTGCGTCCAACATTCATGAAGTACTGTATCACTATTACAAACATGGGAATAAAGAGATCAAGCCCTATCTGGATTGGTTGAAAAAAGACGTCCCTCATTTACTTGAGAAGATTCAAGATATTCCCAGGCTGCTCAGTCTGGAAGGGGAGATTTGGAGGCGCTTTTTTGAAACATTTAAGACATTTCTTCCGGATGATTTCAGAATGAGTAAACGAGTGAAGCGGCCACCTGATAATCCACTGAATGCTTTGATCAGCTTTGGCAACACTATTTTGTACACAAAGACCATCTCTCAGATTTATCATACTCATTTGGATCAAACGATCAGTTTTCTGCATGAACCAAGTGATCGTCGTTTCTCGTTAAGCTTGGATCTGTCGGAGCCTTTTAAGCCGCTGATTGTATACAGGACGATCTTTGAAGTTGTGAATAACCGAAGGATTCAGGTAGGGAAACACTTTGAGAAGAAGTATAATTATTGCATATTAAATGAAGCGGGACGAGATGTATTTATTTCTGCATTAGAAGAAAGAATGCAGCAAGTATTTGAACATAAAACACTAAAGCGTAAGTTGAGTTACCTGACGGCGATTAAGTATGATGCATATAAATTGAAAAAACATATTGTAGAGGGGACGCCATTTATGCCATTTTTGGAGAAAGACCGGAGGTAG
- the cas2 gene encoding CRISPR-associated endonuclease Cas2, with protein MAKNYHYVILVYDIGEKRVGKVFKICKRYLVHFQKSVFRGEITPSNLLKLRNDLKKVIDKDSDFIAIFKMTGDYVFDEEVIGVRSNNQESLLL; from the coding sequence ATGGCTAAAAATTATCATTACGTCATCCTTGTGTACGATATTGGTGAAAAACGGGTGGGCAAAGTATTCAAAATATGTAAGAGATACCTTGTTCACTTTCAGAAATCCGTATTTCGGGGCGAAATTACGCCCTCCAATTTACTGAAATTGAGAAACGATTTGAAGAAGGTTATAGATAAGGATAGCGACTTTATCGCTATTTTTAAAATGACGGGTGACTATGTATTTGATGAAGAAGTTATCGGTGTAAGATCGAACAATCAGGAGTCTTTACTCCTCTAA
- a CDS encoding IS3 family transposase (programmed frameshift) translates to MTKKYDKEFKLQSVRLIQEEGKSVAQVAREMGLHENTLYRWIAEFKNAGNQAFPGSGQLKPEDKALRDLQKRIRNLEEENDILKKNDALLRKRPALIYPFIHDHRFQFRVTKMCALLSVSKSGYYEWTKRKESERLKRRKKLERWIRRTFFDSRQLYGSPKVWYALKKQGIHVSQKTVARIMKELGLRSRTVKKYKATTNSKHNLPVAENVLNQSFAAEKPNQVWMADITYIPTDEGWLYLASLEDLCTRKIVGFHMGERMTRELCLRALDQAYRHQRPKGTVLHHSDRGSQYASSDYQTQLRQYGMTGNMSRKGNCYDNACIESFHNVLKKELVYLHKFKTRKEAKEKIFEYITCFYNGKRIHSSIGYLTPNQCEHMICLAA, encoded by the exons ATGACGAAAAAGTATGACAAGGAATTCAAACTTCAATCCGTAAGACTTATCCAGGAAGAGGGAAAATCGGTGGCGCAGGTAGCCCGGGAAATGGGCTTGCATGAGAACACGCTTTACCGCTGGATCGCGGAATTTAAGAACGCTGGCAATCAGGCATTCCCTGGTAGTGGACAACTAAAGCCGGAGGACAAAGCTTTACGCGACCTCCAGAAGCGAATTCGCAATCTGGAAGAGGAGAACGACATCCTAAAAAAGA ACGATGCACTACTTCGCAAAAGACCGGCGCTGATTTATCCATTCATCCATGATCACCGCTTCCAGTTCCGTGTCACGAAGATGTGCGCTCTGCTCAGCGTTTCCAAAAGCGGTTATTACGAATGGACGAAACGCAAGGAAAGCGAACGCCTCAAACGTCGCAAAAAACTCGAACGATGGATTCGCAGAACTTTCTTTGATTCCAGGCAGTTGTACGGCAGTCCGAAAGTGTGGTATGCATTGAAAAAACAAGGTATTCACGTCTCTCAGAAGACCGTTGCTCGTATCATGAAGGAACTTGGGTTGAGATCCCGTACCGTTAAGAAGTACAAGGCGACGACGAATTCGAAACACAACCTGCCCGTAGCGGAAAATGTCTTGAATCAATCGTTTGCTGCGGAAAAGCCCAATCAGGTCTGGATGGCGGACATCACGTATATTCCGACTGACGAAGGATGGCTCTATCTCGCCAGTCTGGAAGACCTGTGCACACGTAAGATCGTCGGGTTTCACATGGGCGAGCGAATGACCAGGGAGCTCTGCCTGAGGGCGTTGGATCAGGCGTACCGCCATCAACGGCCGAAAGGAACCGTGTTGCATCATTCGGATCGCGGTAGCCAGTATGCGTCCTCGGACTATCAAACGCAGCTACGACAATACGGCATGACGGGCAACATGAGCCGTAAGGGCAATTGCTACGATAACGCCTGTATTGAATCGTTCCACAACGTGCTGAAAAAAGAACTCGTTTACCTGCACAAATTCAAAACCAGGAAAGAAGCCAAGGAGAAGATTTTTGAGTACATTACGTGCTTTTACAATGGAAAAAGAATCCATTCCTCTATCGGGTATCTTACGCCCAATCAATGCGAACATATGATCTGTTTAGCTGCATAA
- a CDS encoding DsrE/DsrF/DrsH-like family protein, producing MNKKVLIVGGVAGGASAAARLRRLDEDTEIVMFEKGEYVSFANCGLPYYIGDTIQDREKLFVQTPEAMRRRFNIDVRVNSEVTGIDPHTKTIRVQSKERGVYEETYDYLILSPGAKPVRPPLPGIDSVRIHTLRNIPDTDRIKASVTEEGTRSAVVIGGGFIGVEMAENLREIGLDVTLVEAGLQILAPFDPEMAGVLSKELEEQGVRLIIENSVQSFHDKDNYIETVLANGSVLQSDIVILAIGVSPDTAFLRDSGLELGPKGHIIVNNKLETNLDGVYAVGDAVEITDFVTKQKTAIPLAGPANKQGRIAADNICGLDTIYEGSQGTSILKVFGLTGAATGSNEKTLQKLGLPYKVNYVHPNSHASYYPGAAPLTIKLIFNDKGTVLGSQIVGYDGVDKRIDDIATVIRLRGTVTDLTELELAYAPPYSSAKDPVNMAGYTAENILAGRTEVFTPGDLLKRNKETTILVDVRTEMEHRNGHIEGSLSISIDDLRSRMHELDPNKEIWVYCQVGLRGYTASRILIQHGFKVKNLTGGYKIYQMAQFKPGKVKPPVTPSRLQSETESETVYLSHRWEQQDHTSSAKQPLSFDESLDACGLCCPGPLIQVKQQMDRLQDGQVLKVTASDPGFYEDIQAWAGMCGNPLLQISKLNDGTVEAYIQKESTSAAPVEKTTSQTPIPENSTMVVFSGDLDKAIASFIIANGAASSGKKVTIFFTFWGLNIIRKSEKIPVSKSLIGKMFGAMMPRGSRKLALSKMNMMGMGAKMIRSVMKKNNVSSLEELMETALQQGVEIVACQMSMDVMGIKKEELIDGVRVGGVGYYLGKADKSGINLFI from the coding sequence ATGAATAAAAAAGTGCTTATCGTCGGCGGTGTGGCAGGAGGCGCATCTGCGGCCGCAAGGCTGCGCAGGCTGGATGAAGATACTGAAATTGTCATGTTTGAAAAAGGAGAATATGTTTCGTTTGCTAACTGCGGACTTCCTTATTATATCGGAGATACGATTCAAGACAGGGAAAAACTGTTCGTCCAAACGCCGGAGGCAATGCGGCGGCGTTTCAATATTGACGTGCGTGTAAACAGTGAAGTGACTGGTATCGATCCTCATACTAAAACCATACGTGTACAAAGCAAAGAACGGGGAGTTTACGAAGAAACCTACGATTATCTTATTCTTTCGCCAGGGGCAAAGCCAGTCCGTCCCCCACTGCCGGGAATCGACAGTGTTCGTATTCATACACTTCGCAATATCCCGGATACCGACCGGATCAAAGCTTCAGTGACGGAAGAAGGTACCCGTTCAGCCGTTGTTATCGGCGGCGGTTTTATCGGTGTGGAAATGGCTGAAAACTTGCGTGAAATCGGTCTGGATGTCACCCTTGTGGAGGCGGGACTGCAAATTCTTGCGCCGTTTGATCCGGAAATGGCCGGGGTATTATCAAAAGAACTTGAAGAACAGGGTGTACGCCTGATTATAGAAAATAGTGTCCAGTCGTTTCACGACAAAGACAATTACATCGAAACCGTCTTGGCAAACGGATCGGTACTGCAAAGCGACATCGTCATACTCGCTATCGGGGTTTCACCAGATACTGCATTTCTCCGGGACAGCGGGCTTGAACTCGGACCAAAAGGCCATATTATAGTAAATAATAAGCTTGAAACCAATCTTGACGGCGTCTATGCAGTTGGTGACGCGGTCGAAATCACCGATTTTGTAACCAAGCAGAAAACGGCGATTCCGCTGGCAGGACCCGCGAATAAACAGGGCAGGATCGCAGCAGATAACATTTGTGGTCTTGATACCATTTATGAGGGATCGCAGGGTACTTCTATCCTTAAAGTATTCGGGCTAACCGGCGCCGCAACAGGCAGCAATGAGAAAACACTGCAAAAACTGGGGCTTCCTTACAAAGTAAACTATGTTCACCCGAATTCACATGCATCGTATTATCCGGGTGCTGCCCCCCTTACGATCAAGCTGATCTTTAATGACAAAGGAACCGTCCTGGGCAGCCAAATCGTCGGCTATGATGGTGTGGACAAACGGATCGATGATATCGCAACCGTAATTCGTCTGCGGGGAACCGTAACAGACTTGACAGAGCTGGAGCTTGCGTACGCTCCCCCCTATTCTTCGGCCAAAGATCCGGTAAATATGGCAGGGTATACAGCTGAGAACATCCTTGCCGGCAGGACAGAAGTGTTTACACCGGGTGATCTGCTAAAGCGAAACAAGGAAACGACTATATTGGTCGATGTGCGGACGGAAATGGAACACCGAAACGGCCACATTGAAGGATCGCTATCGATTTCTATAGATGATCTTCGCAGCCGTATGCATGAGTTGGACCCGAACAAGGAAATTTGGGTGTACTGCCAGGTGGGATTAAGAGGATATACGGCTTCGCGGATTTTGATCCAGCACGGATTCAAAGTGAAAAATTTAACAGGTGGATACAAGATCTATCAGATGGCACAATTTAAGCCCGGGAAAGTAAAGCCTCCTGTCACTCCGTCCAGATTGCAATCAGAAACGGAATCAGAAACAGTTTATCTCTCGCATCGCTGGGAACAGCAGGACCATACATCTTCTGCCAAACAACCGCTCTCCTTCGACGAAAGTCTGGACGCTTGCGGACTATGCTGCCCGGGGCCATTAATCCAGGTGAAGCAGCAGATGGACCGGCTTCAAGACGGACAGGTTTTGAAAGTAACAGCATCCGATCCGGGATTTTACGAAGATATCCAGGCATGGGCCGGTATGTGCGGCAACCCGCTGCTGCAAATCTCCAAACTTAATGACGGCACGGTCGAGGCTTATATACAAAAAGAATCTACTTCTGCAGCGCCCGTTGAGAAGACAACAAGTCAGACTCCAATACCGGAAAACAGTACCATGGTTGTGTTCAGCGGCGACCTGGATAAAGCCATTGCCTCGTTTATTATCGCTAACGGTGCAGCTTCTTCCGGTAAAAAGGTAACGATATTTTTCACCTTTTGGGGCCTGAATATCATTCGGAAAAGCGAAAAGATTCCCGTTTCGAAGAGCTTGATCGGTAAAATGTTCGGGGCCATGATGCCGCGTGGAAGCCGCAAACTTGCCCTATCAAAAATGAATATGATGGGAATGGGAGCCAAAATGATCCGTTCTGTCATGAAAAAGAACAACGTATCTTCCCTGGAGGAGTTAATGGAAACAGCCTTACAGCAAGGTGTTGAAATCGTAGCCTGCCAAATGTCCATGGACGTAATGGGCATCAAGAAAGAAGAGCTGATCGATGGTGTACGCGTCGGAGGAGTCGGTTATTATTTAGGCAAAGCAGATAAATCCGGCATTAATCTTTTTATTTAA
- a CDS encoding ArsR/SmtB family transcription factor — MNNDFERYNEAAELLKALAHPVRLCIVKGLMEKGSCNVSFMQNCLGLPQSTVSQHLQKLRALGIVAAHRTGLEINYSVENEKVKQLVQIFFREESS; from the coding sequence ATGAATAACGATTTCGAAAGGTATAACGAAGCTGCCGAACTATTGAAGGCTTTAGCCCATCCGGTTCGCCTGTGTATCGTCAAAGGGCTGATGGAAAAGGGGAGCTGCAACGTTTCTTTCATGCAAAATTGCCTGGGGCTTCCGCAGTCCACCGTCTCACAGCATCTTCAGAAGCTGCGCGCCTTGGGCATTGTAGCAGCACACCGTACCGGACTGGAGATAAACTACAGCGTCGAAAATGAAAAGGTTAAACAACTGGTGCAAATTTTCTTCAGGGAGGAGTCATCATGA